One region of Miscanthus floridulus cultivar M001 chromosome 19, ASM1932011v1, whole genome shotgun sequence genomic DNA includes:
- the LOC136526455 gene encoding LOW QUALITY PROTEIN: zingipain-2-like (The sequence of the model RefSeq protein was modified relative to this genomic sequence to represent the inferred CDS: deleted 2 bases in 1 codon) has translation MHPARSPAPTAMADTMLAVALAVALAAVDVSAAPRSIHSAAPWERVDEEVRQLYEALKSKHPPRPPRGNDDDDLLRLEVSRDNLRYIDARNAEADLGLHGFRLGLTPFADLTLEEFRGRVLGFQQSRHNDTTADDAADGRSTRFDLHSAGEPQAVPAAVDWRKSGAVTSVRNQGACGGCWAFSAVAALEGINKIVTGKLVELSEKELIDCDHNSHGCNGGRMDYAFQWVISNGGIDTEADYPFTGRDGTCDANKVDKKKVVSINSYKRVLPANNEKALQAAVPNQPVSVAIEAGGRSFRLYKSGVFDGICGAKLDDGVTAVGYGNENDKDYWIVKNSWGASWGEAGYIRMRRNMAAPTGKCGIAMDTGLLPSRIAPGRIGPHSLC, from the exons ATGCATCCAGCACGCTCCCCTGCGCCCACGGCGATGGCGGACACAATGCTCGCGGTGGCATTGGCCGTGGCACTGGCCGCCGTCGACGTCTCCGCTGCGCCCCGCAGCATCCACTCGGCGGCGCCGTGGGAGCGGGTGGACGAGGAGGTGCGGCAGCTGTACGAGGCGTTGAAGTCAAAGCACCCGCCGAGGCCGCCGCgcggcaacgacgacgacgacctcctGCGGCTGGAGGTGTCCCGCGACAACCTCCGCTACATCGACGCCCGCAACGCCGAGGCCGACCTGGGGCTCCACGGCTTCCGCCTCGGCCTCACCCCTTTCGCCGACCTCACCCTGGAGGAGTTCCGCGGCCGCGTCCTCGGCTTCCAGCAGAGCCGCCACAACGACACGACGGCAGACGACGCCGCCGATGGGCGGAGCACCCGCTTCGACCTGCACAGCGCTGGCGAGCCGCAGGCCGTCCCAGCCGCCGTCGACTGGCGCAAGAGCGGCGCTGTCACCAGCGTCAGGAACCAAGGCGCATGCG GTGGGTGCTGGGCATTCTCGGCGGTGGCCGCATTGGAGGGCATCAACAAGATCGTGACAGGTAAGCTCGTGGAGTTGTCGGAGAAGGAGCTGATCGACTGCGACCACAACAGCCATGGCTGCAACGGCGGACGCATGGATTACGCTTTCCAGTGGGTTATCAGCAATGGCGGGATCGACACCGAGGCCGAC TACCCCTTCACCGGACGTGACGGCACTTGTGATGCCAACAAGGTCG ATAAAAAGAAGGTTGTGTCCATAAATTCGTACAAGAGGGTGTTGCCAGCCAACAATGAGAAGGCGTTACAGGCGGCGGTGCCCAATCAGCCTGTTAGCGTCGCCATCGAGGCAGGCGGCCGTTCCTTCCGGCTCTATAAATCG GGTGTCTTCGACGGCATATGCGGGGCGAAGCTAGACGATGGCGTCACAGCGGTGGGCTATGGCAACGAGAATGACAAGGATTACTGGATCGTGAAGAACTCGTGGGGCGCTAGCTGGGGCGAGGCCGGCTACATCCGCATGAGGCGCAACATGGCCGCGCCCACGGGCAAGTGCGGCATCGCCATGGATACCGGCCTACTACCCAGTAGAATCGCCCCAGGGCGGATAGGACCGCACAGTCTGTGCTAG